Genomic DNA from Pseudomonas fitomaticsae:
CCGGATCTGGTTGCCGCGTGTGCCGAATATCGCAGCAAAGGCGTGTTCAACTGCCTGCTCAGCGACGGCGACTGGCTGTTCTGCTATTGCTCGACCAAACTGGCGCAGATCACCCGACGGGCACCGTTTGGCCCGGCGCGGCTCAAGGACGTCGATGTGATCGTCGACTTCCAGGCCGAAACCACGCCCAACGACGTGGTCACGGTGATTGCCACCGAACCTTTGACTGAAAACGAAACCTGGACCCGCTACGAACCGGGCCAATGGAGCCTGTGGCGACGCGGCGAATGCGTCAGCCAGGGCACGACCGAATAAGGATTGCACCCCCATGTTGCTCAGTTATCTACGGCTGGTGTTGTTTGCGGCGGGCCTGTTGATCGGTGTCCAGGTGCCGGGCTTCATCAACGATTACGCCAAGCGGGTCGAAGCGCACCTGATCGAGGCGCAGACCGGTCTGCGCGGCTTCCAGGGTACCGCCGAGCAGTTCTTCAAGGGTGATATCCAGGCGCTGGTCGCCCATTACCGTGCCAGCGAAGACCCGGTGTTTCGCAGCGATGCCGACAGCCTGAGCACCTTGCTCAACCGTCAGCTGGCGCTGGACAAGCAATTCCAGGCGATGCAGGGCCCTTGGTACATCCGCTTCCTGCAAGTGGTGCTGGCCGCCGACCCGGACATCCGCAAGGAAACCTGGAACGGCTACAGCTACCAGATCCTGCTGACGCCGGAAGCGATGATCTGGGGCATGAGCGGCGCGCTGCTGCTGTCGTTCGGTCTTGAATGCCTGTTCCGTCTGATCGACTGGGTGGTGCTGGGTGGCAAGCGCCTGCGCCAGAGCCGGCCAATCGAAGACCGGGATGTGCGCGGGCTCTGAGCCTTATGAGGATCGTTCCCACGCAGCGTTTGGGAACGATCAACTTAGAACGATGTAATCCCTGCCCACCTTGCGCGCGTATCCCTCCAGCACTTGCTGACACAGCGTCACAATTTCTTCGACCCATTCCACGCCAACCCGCCACGACACCACCACCTGCAGGTTCGGCGGGCGTTGTTCGATGTCGAGCAGGGTCAGTTCACCCCGCGCCAATTCTTCGGCCACCAGCACCGGCGGCAATGCGCCGATACCGAAGCCGTCACGCAGCAAGCGGGTGATCGCCGACACCGAATTCACACAGTTCAAGCGTGGCGCCAGCACGCCCTGGGCCTGCATCAGCGCCAGAATGTCCTGATGCGGCCGGGAGTTTTTCGAGTAGGTGATGATCCGCTCCTGCGCCAGGTCGGCGAGGCTTTGGTAGTCGCGGTTGTAGATCGAATTGCTGGCGACGATCCAGCCGATGGGGTGGCTGGCCAGCTCCAGGCTGCGCACGCTTTCCTGGCGCACCAGGTCGGTTTGCAGGATCAGATCGAGAAAGCCTTTTTGCAGCTGATCGCAGAGGTTCAGCGAGGTATCCGCCACCAGCTCGATTTCCACCCGTGGGTACAGGTCGGTCATCTGCGCCACCAACGGGCTGAGCCAGGTGTGAATCACCGTGTCCATCACCCCGATGCGCACCCGGCCGACCTTGCTCGAACGGGTCTCGATCGACTGTTTCAGCGCCTGCATCGTGTCGAGCATCTGCTCGGCATAGTCCAGCACTTTCAATCCTTCGGGCGTCAGGCTGACGCCGCGTGAATCACGCAGGAACAGCTTCACCCCGAGCTCGCCTTCGAGCACCGCGATCCGGCTGGAGATCGAGGCCTGGGTGGTGAACAGCTTGTCGGCGGTCAGGCGAAAACTTTTCAGCCGGGCGACCCAGACGAAGGTTTCGAGAAACTTCAGGTTCATGGCAACAAATTTTTCTTATGTCTTGGGCGGGTTTTTATTCGTTGGACGCGACCGGGTGACGCACCCAAGAATCGACGCATCCGGTTCCCACGATAGGCGTCGTCGGAGCTTCGAACAAGACCAATAAAAGCCTGCGGAGACATGCCATGAGTGCGCCCGACACCCTCGACCTCCCCAAGACTGCGGCCCGTCCCGGCCCGTTCGACTGGTATCGCAACATCAATCAGCAGGAGCGCCGCACCTTCTGGAGCTGCAAGATCGGC
This window encodes:
- a CDS encoding DUF2937 family protein — protein: MLLSYLRLVLFAAGLLIGVQVPGFINDYAKRVEAHLIEAQTGLRGFQGTAEQFFKGDIQALVAHYRASEDPVFRSDADSLSTLLNRQLALDKQFQAMQGPWYIRFLQVVLAADPDIRKETWNGYSYQILLTPEAMIWGMSGALLLSFGLECLFRLIDWVVLGGKRLRQSRPIEDRDVRGL
- a CDS encoding LysR family transcriptional regulator, with the protein product MNLKFLETFVWVARLKSFRLTADKLFTTQASISSRIAVLEGELGVKLFLRDSRGVSLTPEGLKVLDYAEQMLDTMQALKQSIETRSSKVGRVRIGVMDTVIHTWLSPLVAQMTDLYPRVEIELVADTSLNLCDQLQKGFLDLILQTDLVRQESVRSLELASHPIGWIVASNSIYNRDYQSLADLAQERIITYSKNSRPHQDILALMQAQGVLAPRLNCVNSVSAITRLLRDGFGIGALPPVLVAEELARGELTLLDIEQRPPNLQVVVSWRVGVEWVEEIVTLCQQVLEGYARKVGRDYIVLS